The Miscanthus floridulus cultivar M001 chromosome 6, ASM1932011v1, whole genome shotgun sequence genomic interval TCGAATGATGAGCAGATGCAACGCCATGCACTGGTAAATGGATGGCAAGGGCCGCCCATGGAACCAGGATGTTCCTTGCCGATGGTGGATGGATGAATCCCCACCTGGTTCGAGTTTGAGGATTTTCTGTTGTATTTAGATTTAAAAGGCGACAACACAAATAGGGGATTAGATACTACTGATTAAATCGGATGGGAGGCACTAGAAGTTAGAGCCTCACCGCCTAGAGTCTCATTGCGCCATCGTCCTCGTCCCCTGCTATCGCATCGCCATGGCGGATCTGACAAGCCACGAGACCACAGGAtttggggggtgggggtgggggcggCGGATCCACGGGGTGGGGATTATTGCCGTTCGCACGGCGCCGACGGTGAATGAAACAAGCGGCGGCAGATTTCTGGTTTCTGCGGTTCTTCTCGGACGGGACAATCGGCGGAGGATTTGAAGCGTGAGCAGGTTGCGGGGTACGTCAAATCATGGCCATTAAATTTGGTTAGGCCTCGTTCGGTTGTAAGGGAACCGATCCAGACGGATTGACCCAGGGGTACGTGCAGAGCAATACCGACCATCGTGAGTCCTCCGATCCACAGGCACGAGAGATCTTGCGCCGATGCCGTCGTGAGGAGTAGCGCCGCAGCAGTCACGAGCGTTCCGCGGGGATCTGTTCCTCCACTCCAGAGCTACGGTTTGATTCCAGGCGTTGTGCAACGATATTTCGAACCGTATAGAGGAACAGTTCCGGGTATACGAGTTTTGTAGGCTAAATGAACACGTATTTTAGGAAGGAATCCACCAGGCCGGGATTAATCCGTAACCGAACGAGGCCTTAAGGTGTTTAACTAGTCCTTGATTTTAATAATGCTGAATTTTtgtgtgtatttttctgagtGCGCAATGGTCGGAGGCTCTCAGCGGAAGACATTTTCGTGAGGAGACCTAATATAATTTCGACTGATCCATTATACATTATAGTAGAGATGTAGAAATAGAATTGGAGTGGCTTGACAAAGCATGGGCTGGAAAGCAGTTGGTTAGCTGTGATCAAGTGGAAGAGTCTTGCGTTGCATGTATGTACCAGTTTTATTCGTCTACCAGCGTAGCACGCAGCAGGTCACACAGATTACAGAATGATCTGCCCCTAACACCGCCCGTTTGATCGTTACCCAGCGACCGCGAGCCCATGAGTACTGAGTATCAAGCAACGgcgctactccctccgtcctaaaatattCTCTTCATCcataaaaaaaaaatacaattcttgtATTTCAAGAAACCAGACGATTTCGAGTTTgaacaaatttataaaaaaatactaacagTTATGATAGAAaaaatatcattagatttataTGAAATATACTTTCATAGTAAACTAATTTGAGACATAAACGTAAATAATATTCATTGTAAACTTGGTCAATTTAAGCTATTTTAACAGACACGGACATCGTAGTTGCATTTTTTtatagacggagggagtataaagaATCCAATTTTATGATTAATCAAAATATAGtaactttgatcaaatttatagaaaatactatTAACATTTACCACATTAATGAGgtatattataaaatatatattcCATAATGTATCTAATTAAGCTAATTTGTAGTACTACTTATTTTTCTTATTTTcgataaacttggtcaaagttataaATTATGTTTAGACTTATGACAAAACTGAATTCTTATATTTTTAGGACAGAGAGTAAATAAAAACGAATAaccatataaatatatatttttcaaaAAGGTTAGGTTATTAATTGTAGAGAAAAACGTAAGCATGCATTGCTGCCGCGTCATAGTGGTGTTGGTGAGCGTTGACGATGTGAGTTGGTGTGAAGTCGACATGCACCAAGGTTAGGTAATTCATTCTTTTTTTGGTTTTATTACCAAAAAAACCACCCCGCTGTGCCTGTGAATGGATTGTTCGGTTCCCCGTTCCCACGATTCCCTTCGAACAAATCCACCCCGCTTCATCGGCAAGTAAAAATTTGGCGCTTCCGCCCGATGCGTCTTCGATTGCCGCAACGGCTTCgtgactctctctctctgcctgTTTTTCGCCTGCGTGTCGCTGGGATCTGTGGAAAGTCGAGGTGGCCGGCTGCGAGCGCGATGGCTGCGCCGCCGGCTGGCTCCCGCGGACTATGCGAGCTGTTACTGTTAGTGGACTATTTGTTCCATTTGCTAGATTTATAGCAGATTATGAATAGTGTGGCACAATGGCTTGCTTGCTGTTGTGTGGATTTGCAGGTATATGAACTTATCAAAAGTTATCATACGATACGCATGTCAAAGCTGCGATTGATTGTCTGTTGCCTTTTGTTTTTGTCAGTGATGAACAAGCTTCTTCTTTACAAGAAATTTTGATATTTAACATTTTCGCATGTCTCACTTCTTTTAAGACTCAATTTACACGTGGAAATATAACTTTGGACCTACAAGTTCTTTTGATTTTCGgggtttttttttcttccttatTTCTCCTACGAGGCATATGAGGAGACCAAACAGCCCTACGCATACAACTAGAAGTTTTGGCCCACCTTTGACTCCGGTGTCCCATCGTCTGACGCAACCACCTCACCCCCGACTCCTAATGGTGCCCCACCTAACTCCTGGGCTCTGCCTGACGGGACCCACACCGACCACGTCGCCTGATGCCGCCTCACCTGACTTCGACAACCCACCCAGATGACGTCTAATAGCATCTCCAAAGAGCCTTTCTAAacctcactctctaaatcatcatttgaagaGTCATTTACATGGAAATCGTTTTTTATATCTTTTCATTCTCTAATAGTTCTTCTAAATCTCATGCGCACTCTAGAGGGTCATTGttgtcttctatttttggctagcgaaaaatccagaatagaagatggctatatttagATAACCATTTAGAGGAGCTGTTGGAGggtagtttttcaccaaaatctttaTTCCTGTCATTTAGGAAGGATATGGAGAGTCTCTTGGAGATGATCTAATGCTATCATTTTGTATCAACATTTAGGAATCTTATATTGAATATTTTAGTCTCTATGTGAtcacaaataaaaaatatatcatAGAGCTTTAGATCACGcccgcctttgtaaatgattAATAGAGTCACACTATTACagaaatgagatctagtcccggttgggaactagctctactcccggtttctcaaccgggactagcaatccgagactaaaggtgttgttctttagtcccggtttaccacaaccgggactaaagatcctcccagcttaaaaaaaataatgcctcccaccgctgcgccccgtgagattcgaacccaagacctcatgcactgcctcgcgcgtagcttaccaccccacctacacaacacatctaacaatggatgtgatgctttccttttgaactaacccatcgggggacctttagtcccggttggtgttaccaaccgggactaaagggtctacctttagtctgggttggtattaccaaccgggactaaaggcctctctagtcccaggggcaaaaaataccgaggctaatgctaaattggaacatcgttctagtctgttctctagtagtgtcagCCATTTGTCTAGAGACCACCTAGCCATTTTCAGATGTAGTAATCAAATGGTTTGTTCATATTTTTTTAGCAGTGTATTGCATTAACGAATCATGTAGACAAGGATAGTATCTCATCCCGTACTAGTCAAATATGGTGAGAATTCAAAGGTATAGAGATAAATCAGGTAATGTAGTTCACTTCATGCAACGCAGCATACACTGTCTAGAGGTATGGCCCTTTCTTGGTATCTATATGTGCATGTGTGGTGTTCAAGACCATCTGAACATCGAATAATCAATGAGAAAGACATCAGCAAAGACCAGATGGATTGGCTTGGCATCATATGCCGCTGTATTTAAAATTTCAGGACATGATTTAAAGTTCAATTCTTATATGCGAGCTCTCTTTGGTCATTAAATTGATGTGAGGTACTCCCACCATTTGGTTTTATAAGGCACACATGCATTTAAGATTCAAATATTGTAATTTCAACTAACAACTATCCTGCAAAGATGTAAACTTTGTTACATAAAAGTGTATTCGATTTGTATTACAAAGCATTATCTTATGGTTATGATTTTGTTCCTAGAAACATTGTATAGTATAAGAGGATTATATAGGTTGAAGTATAACTTTGGACACTAGGCCGAGCAAAAACTATGCCTTACAGTTTAAAATGGGGGAAGTACAATAAACACTCTACCTCCAATGAGACCTTGTTTTACATTGTCACTTGTCTCAACTTTGTATTCAACATTAGCATCATATTTCTTTAGTGCATAACGAGTCGTTTCCCTAAGCCTGTTATATAAATAATAAGTCATTTATTGATCTACAAATCTTAAAATCTTGTGATATTGCAGAAACACTTTTTGAGGCAGATCAATCTTTGTCGAATGGTTGATCTGATTAATTACATATGAATGCCACAGGTTATATTTAAAATAATTCGACAGCACATGTTATAAGACCGGTTATTTTAACTAGAGCATGCCAATTGTTTGGATCATTGACAATCTAAAACCTTTGACCGCACCACATGATTGTTGAAGATGATATCGCAATTGGTAGTTAAGCACCCTCACTCGTTCTTGTTTATTTATTGAAAAAAGATAGTTGTACGACATTGCGTATTGCTCGTAGTCGAATGATTGCAGCAActgacagttttttttttttcaatttataACAGTCCCTTTCCCAATGCTGTAGTATACATGATGGttttcttgcttttctttttTGCTCTTTGCTTCATTAAACATAAATGATAATTAAATGATGAGGATTTTCATCGGGGCAACACATCAAGTGATTGCAACACAACTTGGATTTTGGCACCGAATCTAACTGAAACTTTCTAAGAGGAACATATTTACTCATTTTCTCCATGTTGATGTAAAATTTCAAGTTCATTTTTTTAATAATCATGGGAAATTGAAAATCCTGATATTATAAATCAAGAGTAAAGTGAAAAAAATCGCTAAGGCTCCATTTGGATCTTTGGAATtcaattcattttaataatcataatttagacacatacTAATTAagttaggaaaaagtctacttaacccccaaactataaaaccgtctattttaccccccctgaacttttcaaaaccgtctattttaccccccgggcggttttcgacggtggtttgctacagtaacggtggtttcaccttttcttttttatttattttcgctgaatctttaaaaaatcatagtaaaacatagaaaaatcataaaatagaaaatctaattttattggactccacatgagtagatctacatagttaacatataatgtggtatgctttagtacaaaggttttgctgtacctttagattaattggaaaatctaattttgtctgtaattaattagaatttatctataactaagttatacatagttcaatgagtacgaaatttttactatagttcaagcatacaataattagcctaccataaaaatttcaccataattgaaccacagaagctgcagctatgaattgttccaattaattacagacaaaattggattttccaattaatctaaaggtacagcaaaacctttgtactaaagcataccacattatatgttaactatgtagatctattcatgtggagtccaacaaaattggattttctattttatgagttttctatgatttactatggtttttcaaagattcagcgaaaataaataaataaaagaaaaggtgaaaccactgttactgtagcaaattaTAGTTACTGTAGCGACCCACCGtcgaaaaccgcccagggggtaaaatagacagttttgaaaagttcagggggtaaaatagacggtttcatagtttggggggtgaagtagaccatggttgataggtggggggttaagtagactttttccaattaAGTTAGTAtggttgtatatggattatatttgtttattattattggttatatgagagagatacttatgtgttgcatttctaccatagggaagtgagttgaagagcgtgttataatttgcaaagtagaaacatagagtagtaatctatagaatcaatttacATTTTCCACCCTATAAATTTGAGATAGTCTTATACGTGAACTTTAGAAAATGGTGAAATGTCAAATTTTAAGCTAAATAGactaatttattaagtagatttcaattcctcgaaatgaaaggatccaaacgaCCCCTAATATTTATTTGAGTTTGAAGTTGAATTTGTAAAGGAATTAAGGTTTTGTTTGTTTCAGCTAGGGATCTGAAAAAATAGCATGTAGATCCTAGATCATGGAGAGCTAAGGGTCCAAAAGGCGAAAAGCTATCGGTTTAGTGGCTACGCTAAGTTTTGATTAATTGGAGGTTATTATGGAGAAAAATTAGATCAGTTCCCCTTCAATCTTCATGGAGAACGGGTTAATCCAAATCAACCCTAACTGGTATGAACACATGCTATTTGCACTTTAAACTGGACGGATTCATGATCATTAGTTTATTCATCTTCTTGCGTTTATTTAACTCATTCTGCTTTTTTTAATTCATTTTCTTGCGTTTATTTTGGTGTATTCTATGACCTATTGAAATACTGGGAAGTTCTGACAACCTTACAACTGAACCTGCATGCTTGGCACTATTGCGGTCATCAACATATAGcattcgttcaaaaaaaaagaagTCATGTTAAAAAGGATGTAATCAAGAAAACATTAAGCTTGACCAATAACATCTTTATAAACACAAAGAGTACAAAATGTTAAACTAAATAAAAAGAGTACAAAGTGGTGCAGGACTCCTAGTTTGTTGGTAAATACTCACCGCTTAGGATTTGTTTAGATGTATGTGTATTCACCTCAATTCATATGTGTTGTAGtggaatgaaatgaaatttagtttaatttcactCCAATTCACTTCAACATAGGTAGATTGATATGAATACATACGTTTCAAACGAGGCCTTAGTGAACAGAAAATGCATATACGAAAGAACAAGATCTATCATCTATGTGCAGTCTAACGGAATGAAGAAGGCTCAACTACTACAGCGAGCAATCTAACAAAGCGAGCGTCTTATGTACACCCTTCCCGGCGGCACCTAGCACCACCACGCTCCGGCACTTGGCGCAGTTCTCCGACGGCGTGAGGTTGAGGTCCAGGCAGATCCCACCGGCGACGTCGCAGGCCTTGTCGGGCGGTGGGCGCATCACCTTGCTGGGcgcctcggcgtcggcgtcggcctcGGGCTCGGCGCGGTGCCGGCGCATGTGGCCGCCGAGCGCCTGGCCGATGGCGAACTCCAGCCCGCAGACGGGGCACTCGTGCACCTTCGGCTTggccggctgcggcggcggcggcgtcgtcggCAGCTGCAGCGGCTGGCGCCCGAGGCAGAGCCCCGTGTGATCGGCGACGATTGTCTGCTGCTGCTGGAGCACCCTCGGGCGCTTGTGGCTGGCGCGGTGGCCCCCGAGCGCCTGGAACGTGGGGAACTGCCGGCTGCACGTCTTGCACTCGAACACGCGCCCGTGCGCGGCGCGCCCCGCGGGGAACGGCGTCACCCCGCCCCCGTGGTGGTGggcgtgctgctgctgcgcctgcgcctgcgccagGAGCACCAGCAGGCGGGCCGTGTCCGCGGCGCCCGTCTCCACCTCCCACGCCGCCCTTTCCCTCTTGGCCATCGGCTGGATAGCTAGCTGGTTACCCCAAAACCACGCAGAAGCGACCGGGCAACGTGCGGCAATTGTGTGTAAGGCATTGGGGACGCAGGGGCTCCTATATATAGCATCAGGCCATCAGCTGTGCGCATATGCAGCGGATGGCGGCGTCGGGGAACTGGGTTCCAGCTCTGCCGGGGTCCGTTTCAGACCGCCTGCCCTGCACGTACTACGCAGGATGAATGCGGCACGACTCGCCTGCCCAGCACGTATTACCTGGTGATGGTTCGACTGAGACGACCCGATCTCTGTTTTGGTCTGTTTCTAGACGTGGATGTGTGTACTATTCCGAGCGCTGTACTTTGACCACAGCTGTGTGTGTGTGACTGTGCGGTACTATCGTCAGACACCCCTCGTGAGTCGTGATGTCCTAGTCAACATGTGTGTGTCGATCACGCTGTGGCTATACCCCGGCTCGTACTGACTACTGACGCTTGCTCTTCTAGAGCAAAAGAGGCTGCGCGGCGATCGGGTGGCGTCCGTCCGTTGGTTCGTCCGTTCGCCATGTTTTACTTCTGCCGCGACGGATGCTCTCGAGCGGGCACGCCTTTGACACCTCCATCTCCGTCGTCGATGGCCGGTTGGTGTCTTGGTGACCCCTCCATCGGGGTACAAACAGTGCGTCAATTCCATTTAACATTTATTGGGTCGATCGACTGGCCGCACGGAACAATCGCCATCCTCTAGAACGTACAGTGCCGTCAGTGTGTGACTATATGACTGCAATTCTGCGCACTGATTCCTGTCAGGACCAGTGTCGCATTCAAAACAGAGGGCGAACGACCTACTAGAAGTTTTAATAATGATTAATAAAGCTCTGCCTTCTTTGAACCGCTCCAATTTAGGCCCCATTCGTTCAGAGAAATTTAGAGAAATCTGAATAAATTTAGAGTAAATTGTGAGAGAAACCATCTACAAACAGTAAAATTTCTCTATAAATAGTGCTTTCTCCGTACCAGCCGAACGAGGCCTTAAGTACTACTGCATGCCAATTTTCCCTCGCTCTCCTTTCTCATTTTGATCCAGTCCATGCATGTTCAATCACGCTTTAATTAATTATAAGCAGTCCATCGTCGGAGTTGTTTGAACAAATGAACGACGTGCGTGGCCATATTTTTTGAACGAAAAAAACTATGCTGCTTATACTcgtcaaaaagaaaagaaaaggggaaaAAAGGCAGCCTTGCAGTTGCCGCAGCAACCAGCTAGCTGCTTCCGCGAATGTGAAGTAATCTTTTTCGCACCAactaaaaaaaaaactagtatAGCTGAGTCAAATGTCAACGTGTTAGCCGTCGTGCTCTAGCTTTACCACAGTCACCAGGTGCCTCTAAAAGCTGTCGTAAAATCTCCCTAAAAAAAACCTCGTTAGGGGCTTTTCGCGACGATCGACAAGTagtccgaattttttactttttagtttttttttaagaTTCTTACAAATAGACATCGGGAAGAAAGATTTTAGAATTtaaacccttagctcggcgccagcatcgtctcggcgccagcgtccctggcgccgagctcctgggctcgAAGCGGACGTGGCGCTGATTTGACAGGCATCTCGGCGCCGacgactctggcgccgagcttggtgccatcaactctggcgccgagctgcaGAGGCCAAAGGCAAGTGAGTGGACTGCCCTGCCAGGCCACCAGCGCCACCCTGCTGTGTTGTGCGTAGCTTGGCTGCTTGAGCCCAGTCAGGTTAAGGATAAAAATCAATCATGGCGTGACAGCCTAGCTTGTCGCCGCTAGATAGGCAGCCTGCAGCCTCTTCTCAGTCCAGCGCTTCTCCTGGTTACACAAGCCAAAAGAGCTACACCTATAGATCCTGCTTATCCTACTGTAATTTCTGCTTACTTCTTGACTTAGCCCTTGTATAGTTTCTCCGTCAAAActtcacatcgaatatttagacacatgcatatagtattaaatatagactaaaaataattaattacatattGTGGCAGCCTAGCCTGCGGCGACGTGCGGTCAAATCCCGTGCATTTAAATCCCCGCGCACGCAACTAGGCTACGGCTATAAGCCTACTATGAACCTGGGAGGTTGGAGCAGGGCTCTACTAGTACGCTATCCCACCGGCCGCCCGGATCACCGGCGATTGGTTCACAAATATACTAGTATATTTTGATTTTGGTTATAAAAAgtataaaaatattttaaaagttATTGAGATATACACTTGTGTATATTTTATCACACTTAAAGATGTTATCATATTTGTTCGCCCCTCTTAATCAAAATCGCTGGTTCCACCACTGAATTGGTTGATACCAAAGGTCCGGAAGAATTTAGTGTCGAGGAGGGCTTATGCTCAGTTTTTGTAAGGCATTGTGATTTTGGTTTATTTTGATTCTTAGGCTCTCTGCGCCCCTTTGCTCTCTTCTTATAATGATATTACTTTAGTACTAGTTGTCAACAAATCTTCACGGAAAACAAAAAAGATGGCCAATAATGTACTGGCGGTACTATAAATTACGTAAGGTGGTGTTTAGATCTAGgatgtaaagttttggggtgtcacatTGAATGTTAAATAGAGTGTCGTATggggtgttcagatactaatataaaaacaaattacagaatccgtcagtaaaccgcgaggtaaatttattaagcccaattaatccgtcattagcacatgtgttactgtagcactttattgtcaaatcatggactagttatgcttaaaagattcgtctcgcaaagtagtcgtaatatatgtaattaattatttttagtctatatttaatactctatgcatgtgtctaaatattcgatgcgaTTGGTATAAAGTTTTGACAGAGGAACTTGCTAAGTCAAGAAGTAAGCAGAAATTACAGTAGGTAAGCAGGCTCCGTAGATGTAGCCTGTAGGTAACGCTTTTGGCTTGTGTAACCAAGAGAAGCGCTGGACTGGCAACCTGGCATGGCCAGCGCAGAAAAGGTTGTAGGCTGCCTATCTAGCTGCGACAGGCTGGCTGTCACGCCATGATTGATTTTTATCCTTGAGTTACCTACTGTAGATAGCTCTTTTGGCTTGTGTAACCAGGAGAAGCGCTGGACTCAAGCTGCCAAGCTATGCACAACACAGCAGGGTGGCGCTGGTGGCCTGGCAGGGCAGTCCACTCACTTGCCTTTGGCCTCtgcagctcggcgccagagtcgaCGGTGCCAAACTCGGCGCCAGAGTCGTCGGCGCCGAGATGCCTGTCAAATCAGCGCCACGTCCACTTCGAGCCCAGGAGCTCGACGTCAGAGACGCTGgcgtcgagacgtgttagctcgatgctaggggtctatttgtgagaatcTTTTGAAAAAAGaggcttaaaaaataaaaaattcggacaAGTAGTAGTAGGTGATGCACCTAACTTCAGTCGTCGACGCTTATTGTATGCGGGCCAGCTAATCCGGCCACGTCGATAGCACGCGGAAAAATGAACCTGAGAGCTGAGCTAGCTGCGAATTGCGATCGAGTTTGGTCCTGCAGTGGCATTCTGAACTACTGATGAGGTACCGACGCATGCATCAGGTACCGGCATCGTTAGGTAGAATTGCAGTACTGATCTTGCCGTCTTGGAGGTAAAACGTACGTACGAACAACGATTTGACCAATAATTTTGTACTGGAAGAAACTGAGAATGAGGAACCCAGCTAATACAAAAGGGAGGGAAAGGTTCATCGCCTGTCAGCATTTTCCCCATTCCTCCTACCCATCACACACCTGGCCAAACTTTTTTCTAACACGTGATAAAAACACGTGCATGTATATATTTTCGTGGTTGTTTGGTTTTGAAAGAcgctcaaaatcaaaggaaaattAAAAAAAGGTTGATCTCTATAGGTCCTCGTCGTACTATTAAGCATGATTCAGGCAGTGTCATGTCGTCGGTCGCAGCATGAGTATCATATAATACGCATGTGTTGAAATCCGGTGCCCCAAAAGCTGAActtacgcgcgcgcgcgcgcacagaACAGAACAACCTGCAAGACTCATGCTGCACTGCGTGCGGAGCCGGCGTGCACGGGTCCTAGTTGCACCAACCACCACTATTCCTGCTTAATCTTCCACACAAACACCACGAATAAATCACGAGTGCGTAATCTGAACCAGATCTCGGACTCGGGCTTACTATGACGACTAGGCTCAGCAACGCAAGGAGGCCACGGCACGAATCATCCAACTCTCTCGCGCTCGGTCTCTTTGTTGGATTAATCTATGACGACGCCGACGCATAGACCCCGCCGACGAGTAGTTTATTCGTTTGGCCAGGTCATGGGGCCATGCTCATGCATGACTGCATCACTTCTTATCGTCGCTAGCTAGCTGCAATCACTGGGTGCACGATCGTCGATCGATCACTACTGCAAAAAAAGTCAGGTCCGTACGCGACTTCTGCACTCGGTGCCTGTGGAATTGTTAGTGGTACAGATGTCCGGTTGCTTGCATCGCTTGGACACTTGTACTGCCAGCTGACGGAACAACCATTCACGCACGCGAAATTTCAAGGAAAAGTAGGTCGTCCAAGCGGAGCACGTATACTTGCTGTAGAGACACACGAGTACACGACGACCTCTCTTGCTAATTCATTCACAATCATTACGATGCACGACGCAACCGAATAACcgttgaaaattcacattttcttCTTTCTACCCGGGCCATGTTTAGATtacaaaaaaatttcaaaccgatgaatagtagcactttcgtcttatttggtaaatattgtctaatcgtggaccaactaagctcaaaagattcatctcgtgatttcgaactaaactgtgcaattagttattttttttacctacatttaatgctccatgcaaacggctaaaaattgatgtgatgaagagagagtaaaaaaactttgaatttggagatgatctaaacaaggccccgtTTACATTCCAAATCCAAGATGGAGTTGTGTACTAGTGCTAGcagttactccctccgtcccaaaatatctatcgctttcgcttcccgagaaacaactttgataaaatatatattaaaaaatattaatatttatggtacataattagtatcattggaaagacctttgaatctagttttttaataaatttatttggagatacaaatgttgtacgtattttctacaaatcgagtcaaacttgtggcacgaaaaccgAAAACGACAAATaatatgggacagagggagtattagtAAGGAAAGAATAATAATATAATTACATGTTGCAGGCAGAGACAGCGACCTGCTGTTCCGATGATCCGATCCTATAAAGTGATTCAGTAGAACAAGGGAGCTTAGCGCATGGAAGTCAAGAGCGCAGTTGGAAAGCACATCACATGTCCCGCGATGATTTTGACTTGGGAAGAAGTGATGTGGAATGGAACAGCCCCTGCAGCCCTTGCTTCACAGAAACCGTTTCACACGGGTCAACAATGCCTCAGCTCGATCGACCGCTACGGGAATATTCACTTCTCTACTTGCCTTCTACACACCAGCTGTTTTTGTAGTGACAGCGAGTTACAAGACAGTCAACA includes:
- the LOC136459367 gene encoding zinc finger protein ZAT12-like produces the protein MAKRERAAWEVETGAADTARLLVLLAQAQAQQQHAHHHGGGVTPFPAGRAAHGRVFECKTCSRQFPTFQALGGHRASHKRPRVLQQQQTIVADHTGLCLGRQPLQLPTTPPPPQPAKPKVHECPVCGLEFAIGQALGGHMRRHRAEPEADADAEAPSKVMRPPPDKACDVAGGICLDLNLTPSENCAKCRSVVVLGAAGKGVHKTLALLDCSL